Proteins encoded within one genomic window of Alcanivorax sp. REN37:
- the fabB gene encoding beta-ketoacyl-ACP synthase I — translation MRRVVITGIGITSCLGNDPATVTESLRHGRSGIRFNDSYREHGLRSQVSGRPDLDLDALIDRKARRFMGDAAAYAYLAMQQAIDDAGLTPEQVSNPRTGLLAGSGGASSANQVEGIDIAREKGVKRVGPYMVTRTMASTVSACLATPFKIKGLNLSIASACATSAHCIGAAMEQIQLGKQDILFAGGGEEEHWTMSTFFDAMGALSSKYNDTPELASRAYDANRDGFVIAGGGGIVVVEELEHAKARGAKIYAELVGYGATSDGLDMVAPSGEGAMRCMQQALATVDGPIDYINAHGTSTPVGDMAELKAIRDTFAEGKVPPVSSTKSLSGHSLGAAGVHEAIYCLLMMQHGFIAGSVNVEQLDEGAAGIPIQTTTEERQLERVLSNSFGFGGTNASLVFQRYRD, via the coding sequence ATGAGACGAGTCGTCATCACCGGCATCGGCATCACCTCCTGCCTGGGCAACGATCCGGCCACTGTGACCGAATCCCTGCGCCACGGGCGCTCCGGTATCCGCTTCAACGACAGCTACCGTGAACACGGGCTGCGCAGTCAAGTCTCCGGCCGTCCGGATCTTGATTTGGATGCACTGATCGACCGCAAGGCGCGTCGCTTCATGGGCGACGCCGCGGCCTATGCCTACTTGGCCATGCAACAGGCCATCGACGATGCCGGCCTGACGCCGGAACAAGTTTCCAACCCACGCACCGGTCTGCTGGCCGGCTCCGGCGGCGCGTCCTCGGCCAACCAAGTAGAAGGCATCGACATCGCCCGCGAGAAAGGCGTCAAGCGTGTTGGCCCTTACATGGTCACCCGCACCATGGCCAGCACCGTGTCCGCCTGCCTGGCCACGCCGTTCAAGATCAAGGGGCTGAACCTGTCAATCGCCTCCGCCTGTGCCACCAGTGCCCATTGCATCGGCGCCGCCATGGAGCAGATCCAGCTCGGCAAACAGGACATTCTGTTCGCCGGCGGCGGCGAGGAAGAGCACTGGACCATGAGCACCTTCTTCGATGCCATGGGCGCGCTGTCGAGCAAGTATAACGACACCCCGGAACTGGCCTCCCGCGCCTACGATGCCAACCGTGATGGCTTTGTCATCGCCGGCGGCGGCGGCATCGTGGTGGTGGAAGAACTGGAGCATGCTAAGGCCCGCGGCGCCAAAATCTACGCCGAGTTGGTCGGTTACGGCGCCACCTCCGACGGCCTCGACATGGTCGCCCCGTCCGGCGAAGGCGCCATGCGTTGCATGCAACAAGCGCTGGCCACCGTCGATGGCCCGATTGATTACATCAACGCCCACGGCACCAGCACCCCGGTCGGCGACATGGCCGAGCTGAAAGCCATTCGCGATACCTTTGCCGAGGGCAAGGTGCCGCCGGTCAGCTCCACCAAGAGCCTATCCGGCCACTCTCTGGGCGCGGCCGGCGTGCACGAGGCAATCTACTGCCTGCTGATGATGCAGCACGGTTTCATTGCCGGTTCCGTCAACGTCGAGCAGCTCGACGAAGGCGCCGCAGGCATCCCGATCCAAACCACCACTGAAGAACGTCAACTGGAGCGGGTGCTGAGCAACAGCTTCGGCTTCGGCGGCACCAACGCCTCGCTGGTGTTCCAGCGTTACCGCGACTGA
- the fabA gene encoding 3-hydroxyacyl-[acyl-carrier-protein] dehydratase FabA encodes MRKNSFDRDELLACGHGELFGPGNARLPLPNMLMMDRIIRISEEGGRYGKGEIIAELDIRPDLWFFDCHFESDPVMPGCLGLDAMWQLVGFHLGWLGHPGRGRALGVGEVKFSGQILPSAKRVTYRLDVKRVIARKLILGIADGTVSVDGRDIYQANDLRVGLFTSTDSF; translated from the coding sequence GTGCGGAAGAATAGTTTTGACCGGGACGAGCTGTTGGCCTGTGGCCACGGTGAGTTGTTCGGCCCGGGGAATGCGCGGTTGCCGTTGCCGAACATGCTGATGATGGACCGCATCATCCGCATCAGTGAAGAAGGTGGCCGTTACGGCAAGGGCGAGATCATCGCCGAACTCGATATCCGCCCTGACCTGTGGTTCTTCGATTGCCATTTCGAATCCGACCCGGTGATGCCGGGCTGCCTGGGCCTGGATGCCATGTGGCAATTGGTCGGCTTCCACCTCGGCTGGCTTGGTCACCCGGGCCGCGGCCGCGCCCTCGGCGTTGGCGAAGTGAAGTTTTCCGGGCAGATCCTGCCCTCTGCCAAGCGCGTCACCTACCGCCTCGACGTGAAGCGAGTGATCGCACGCAAGCTGATCCTCGGCATCGCCGATGGCACCGTGTCCGTGGACGGGCGCGACATCTATCAAGCCAATGACCTGCGGGTCGGCCTGTTCACTTCTACGGACAGTTTCTAA
- a CDS encoding heme lyase CcmF/NrfE family subunit — MIAEIGHFAVWMALLLAVLQAFLPLIGVRLQHGGWIASARPLAVMQWLLVTVGIITLGYAFYVNDFSIAYVSNHSNSALPWGYRLSAIWGGHEGSLLLWAWMLASWGAAVALLSRSVPDAISARVLAVMGMIGIGFMSFMLLTSNPFDRNLPWFPLDGGDLNPLLQDPGLIVHPPMLYMGYVGFSVAFAFAVAGLMAGRLDPAWARWARPWTTVAWSFLTVGIALGSWWAYYELGWGGWWFWDPVENASLMPWLSGTALIHSLAVTEKRNLFRAWTVLLAILTFSLSLLGTFLVRSGILTSVHAFANDPERGTFVLIFLALVAGGSLLLFALRAGQLRNTAGFQLLSRESMLLGNNLLLLTAAFVVLAGTLFPLIGDAFDLKISISAPYFNMFFIPLTLALMALVVLGVMSNWKSQRVERLRSRVLPLVPAAILGGVGAALLPGGTHWSGTLGLIAVAWVVIGHLDDLVRKALAFRSGLFKGLRRLGRSYYGMVFAHLGLAWMVAGIVLVSHHEIERDVRMMPGDQVSVGGYDFAFTQLEDGVGPNYDTVKATFEVTRNGKPVKVMHPEKRTYHVSGMVMTQVALRPSLLNDLYVALGEPLDRPDAWAVRIYYKPGVRWLWLGALMMALGGLLAVSDRRYRSRKNAESAEALA, encoded by the coding sequence GTGATAGCGGAAATAGGACACTTTGCAGTCTGGATGGCCTTGTTACTGGCGGTCCTGCAAGCCTTTTTGCCCCTCATCGGTGTACGTCTCCAGCACGGTGGTTGGATCGCCAGCGCCCGGCCGCTGGCCGTGATGCAGTGGCTGCTGGTGACGGTGGGCATCATCACCCTCGGCTATGCCTTCTATGTGAATGACTTCTCCATCGCTTACGTCTCCAACCACTCCAACTCGGCGCTGCCGTGGGGCTATCGCCTGTCCGCCATCTGGGGCGGTCATGAAGGCTCGTTGTTGCTGTGGGCGTGGATGCTGGCGAGCTGGGGCGCAGCAGTGGCGCTGCTAAGCCGCTCGGTACCGGACGCGATCTCAGCGCGGGTGCTGGCGGTGATGGGCATGATCGGCATTGGTTTTATGTCGTTCATGCTGCTCACCTCCAACCCGTTTGACCGCAACCTGCCGTGGTTCCCGCTGGATGGTGGCGATCTCAATCCGCTGCTGCAGGATCCGGGGCTGATCGTGCACCCACCGATGTTGTACATGGGCTATGTCGGCTTCTCAGTGGCGTTTGCGTTTGCGGTGGCCGGGCTGATGGCGGGCCGGTTGGACCCAGCATGGGCGCGTTGGGCGCGGCCGTGGACCACGGTGGCGTGGTCGTTTCTGACGGTGGGCATCGCGCTCGGCTCCTGGTGGGCGTACTACGAACTGGGTTGGGGCGGCTGGTGGTTCTGGGATCCGGTGGAAAACGCTTCGTTGATGCCGTGGCTGTCGGGTACCGCTTTGATTCACTCGTTGGCGGTCACCGAAAAGCGCAACCTGTTCCGTGCTTGGACGGTGTTGCTGGCGATCCTGACCTTCTCGTTGAGCCTGTTGGGCACCTTCTTAGTGCGCTCCGGCATCCTTACGTCAGTGCATGCGTTCGCCAATGACCCGGAGCGCGGCACCTTTGTATTGATCTTTTTGGCGTTGGTGGCCGGCGGCTCATTGCTGCTGTTTGCGCTGCGGGCGGGGCAACTGCGCAACACCGCCGGTTTCCAACTGCTGTCTCGTGAGTCGATGCTGTTGGGCAACAACCTGTTGCTGCTGACTGCGGCATTTGTAGTGCTGGCCGGCACGCTGTTCCCGCTGATCGGCGACGCCTTTGATCTGAAGATTTCTATCAGTGCGCCGTACTTCAATATGTTCTTCATCCCGCTGACGCTGGCGCTGATGGCGTTGGTGGTGCTGGGTGTAATGTCGAACTGGAAAAGTCAGCGCGTCGAACGCCTGCGCAGCCGGGTGCTGCCGTTGGTGCCAGCGGCCATCCTCGGTGGTGTAGGGGCGGCACTGCTGCCGGGCGGCACCCATTGGTCCGGCACCCTGGGTCTGATCGCAGTGGCGTGGGTGGTGATCGGCCATTTGGATGATCTGGTGCGCAAGGCGCTGGCGTTCCGGAGCGGCCTGTTCAAGGGCCTGCGGCGCCTCGGCCGCAGCTACTACGGCATGGTGTTTGCCCACCTCGGTCTGGCGTGGATGGTGGCCGGCATTGTGTTGGTGTCCCATCACGAGATCGAGCGCGATGTGCGCATGATGCCTGGTGATCAGGTGTCTGTGGGCGGCTACGATTTTGCCTTCACGCAGCTGGAGGATGGTGTTGGCCCCAACTACGACACCGTCAAGGCGACCTTCGAAGTGACCCGCAATGGCAAGCCGGTGAAGGTCATGCACCCAGAAAAGCGCACCTACCACGTCAGCGGTATGGTGATGACCCAGGTGGCGTTGCGGCCGAGCCTGCTCAACGACCTCTACGTGGCACTTGGGGAACCGCTCGACCGGCCTGATGCCTGGGCGGTGCGTATCTACTACAAGCCGGGCGTGCGCTGGTTGTGGCTGGGAGCGCTGATGATGGCGCTGGGTGGTTTGCTGGCGGTGTCCGACCGCCGCTACCGGTCGCGTAAGAATGCAGAATCCGCGGAGGCGCTGGCATGA
- a CDS encoding DsbE family thiol:disulfide interchange protein → MKKSLWGVIPLLIFVALVVMLYRGLGRDTETLPSALVGQPVPAFSLPSLIDDQRQLDPALLKGEWTLLNVWATWCPTCYVEHPYLVDVAQQGVRIIGVNYKDKRDKALQYLADLGNPYREVIVDQRGDFAMDLGVYGAPETFLINPQGRIVLRFAGEFNQSVWQERFLPLIEAGEGAP, encoded by the coding sequence ATGAAGAAGTCGCTTTGGGGGGTAATCCCGCTGCTGATTTTTGTTGCCCTGGTGGTGATGCTGTATCGCGGCCTGGGCCGTGATACCGAAACCCTGCCCTCGGCGTTGGTGGGCCAGCCGGTGCCGGCGTTCTCATTGCCGTCGCTGATTGATGACCAACGCCAGCTTGATCCGGCACTACTGAAAGGTGAGTGGACGCTGCTCAATGTCTGGGCCACCTGGTGCCCGACCTGCTACGTGGAGCATCCCTATCTAGTGGATGTGGCCCAGCAGGGCGTGCGTATCATCGGTGTTAACTACAAGGACAAGCGCGATAAGGCGCTGCAATACCTGGCCGATTTGGGTAATCCCTACCGCGAAGTGATCGTCGATCAGCGCGGTGATTTCGCCATGGATTTGGGGGTGTACGGTGCGCCGGAAACCTTCCTCATCAACCCGCAAGGGCGCATCGTGTTGCGCTTTGCCGGGGAGTTTAATCAGAGCGTGTGGCAGGAGCGTTTCCTGCCGCTGATCGAAGCCGGGGAGGGCGCACCATGA
- a CDS encoding cytochrome c-type biogenesis protein, with protein MMRSLLLCLMLVLPLGAAAVIDVYEFETAEQEQRFRALTQELRCPKCQNQSIADSDADIAGDMRARTALMLREGHSDREVVDYFRARYGDFVSYRPPVALNTALLWFSPLLILLIGGVLVVRALRRANRAPLEDDNEETH; from the coding sequence ATGATGCGTTCCTTGTTGCTGTGCCTGATGCTGGTGTTGCCGCTCGGTGCGGCGGCGGTGATCGATGTGTATGAGTTCGAGACCGCTGAGCAGGAGCAGCGCTTTCGTGCGCTGACCCAGGAATTGCGCTGCCCGAAATGCCAGAACCAGAGCATCGCCGACTCCGATGCCGACATTGCTGGCGACATGCGCGCCCGCACCGCGTTGATGCTGCGTGAAGGCCACAGCGACCGAGAAGTGGTGGATTACTTCCGCGCTCGCTATGGCGACTTTGTGTCCTACCGGCCGCCGGTGGCGCTCAACACTGCGTTGCTGTGGTTCAGCCCGCTGCTGATCCTGCTGATCGGTGGGGTGCTAGTGGTGCGCGCACTGCGCCGCGCCAACCGCGCGCCGCTTGAGGATGACAACGAGGAGACCCACTGA
- a CDS encoding tetratricopeptide repeat protein, protein MLWPVLIAFVALVTLWLMWMWAREARREGTRLSPALLASGLLVPILAVGLYGVRGFHPDTAEWVDDVRTLEPMARQLAAGETPDSVAEGVTAPRLARVLQRELARSPSADGWYALGVLYGELEVPQLAVESARKALRLDPDSLSNQLLLAQGLMGEAGGRLTDEAGDLLDGILARYPQHDSAWLMVGLGAMQSGDFKRAEQAWEALLERHGDSQIATMLNQNLEQARSQGAAQQYFAELSVDVTSATPVADGGTLFVFLQRAGESGQPLAARRLLVQHLPQQVSLRAEDWLQAYPAPDTELVVGARYAPSAAAGVGEAQYQAAPQPWRPGASVTLELLPPQS, encoded by the coding sequence ATGTTGTGGCCAGTCCTGATTGCTTTTGTTGCTCTGGTCACGCTGTGGCTGATGTGGATGTGGGCGCGCGAAGCCCGTCGTGAAGGCACCCGGTTGTCGCCGGCGCTGCTGGCCAGCGGGTTGCTAGTGCCAATCTTGGCGGTGGGTTTGTATGGCGTGCGCGGCTTCCACCCAGACACCGCGGAGTGGGTGGACGACGTGCGGACGCTTGAGCCGATGGCCCGCCAGTTGGCCGCCGGTGAAACGCCGGACAGCGTGGCGGAAGGCGTCACCGCGCCGCGCTTGGCACGGGTGCTGCAGCGCGAACTGGCGCGCAGCCCGAGCGCCGACGGCTGGTATGCGCTCGGCGTACTGTACGGTGAACTGGAAGTGCCGCAGCTGGCGGTGGAGTCAGCGCGCAAGGCGTTGCGGTTGGACCCGGACTCACTGTCGAACCAACTGCTGCTGGCGCAGGGCCTGATGGGGGAAGCTGGCGGCCGTCTCACTGACGAGGCCGGCGACCTGCTGGACGGTATTCTGGCTCGCTATCCACAGCATGACAGCGCGTGGCTGATGGTCGGGCTCGGCGCCATGCAGAGCGGAGATTTCAAGCGCGCTGAACAAGCGTGGGAAGCGTTGCTAGAGCGCCATGGCGACAGTCAGATCGCCACCATGCTCAACCAGAATCTAGAGCAGGCGCGCAGCCAAGGTGCGGCGCAGCAATACTTTGCTGAGTTGAGTGTGGACGTGACCAGTGCCACGCCGGTGGCCGACGGCGGCACCTTGTTTGTGTTCTTGCAGCGCGCTGGTGAAAGCGGTCAGCCGCTGGCGGCGCGGCGACTGCTGGTGCAGCACCTGCCGCAGCAAGTCAGCCTGCGCGCCGAAGACTGGCTGCAAGCTTATCCCGCGCCGGATACCGAGCTGGTGGTGGGCGCCCGCTATGCGCCGTCCGCCGCTGCCGGCGTCGGTGAAGCGCAATACCAAGCCGCCCCGCAGCCGTGGCGGCCGGGCGCGTCGGTGACCTTGGAGCTGTTGCCGCCGCAGTCCTAA
- the adk gene encoding adenylate kinase produces the protein MRVILLGAPGAGKGTQAQFIMDKFGIPQISTGDMLRAAVKAGTPLGIEAKKVMDAGGLVSDDLIIGLVKERIKEDDCKGGFLFDGFPRTIPQAQALVDAGIDIDYVVELNVDDAEIIERLSGRRVHPASGRVYHLKYNPPKVPGRDDVTGDELVQRDDDREDTVRHRLEVYQQQTRPLVDFYQQLTGSRAPKYVRVEGVGSLEQIRDAIATALTA, from the coding sequence ATGCGCGTCATCCTCCTGGGCGCGCCCGGGGCCGGAAAAGGCACCCAGGCGCAGTTCATCATGGACAAGTTCGGTATTCCCCAAATTTCCACCGGCGACATGCTGCGTGCGGCCGTCAAGGCCGGTACCCCGCTGGGTATCGAAGCCAAGAAAGTGATGGACGCAGGCGGTCTGGTGTCTGACGACCTGATCATCGGTCTGGTCAAGGAACGCATCAAGGAAGACGACTGCAAAGGCGGGTTCCTGTTCGATGGTTTCCCGCGCACCATTCCCCAGGCGCAAGCTCTGGTGGATGCCGGCATCGACATCGATTACGTGGTCGAACTGAACGTCGACGACGCCGAGATCATCGAGCGCCTGTCCGGCCGCCGTGTACACCCGGCTTCTGGCCGCGTCTACCACCTCAAGTACAACCCGCCGAAAGTGCCGGGCCGCGATGATGTGACCGGCGATGAGCTGGTGCAGCGCGATGACGACCGTGAAGACACCGTGCGCCACCGGCTTGAGGTGTACCAGCAGCAAACGCGGCCGCTGGTGGACTTCTATCAGCAACTGACCGGCAGCCGCGCGCCCAAGTATGTGCGTGTGGAAGGGGTCGGTTCGTTGGAGCAGATCCGCGACGCGATCGCCACTGCCTTGACCGCCTGA
- the minC gene encoding septum site-determining protein MinC, translated as MEDLNVVEFRGRMLMMTVLQLNTLDLELLRTHLDQQLTDSPDWLRDVPIVLSFPDDAEDISVVDLTLTMEALRDRDMNLVAVARHAAIDEQDLRMLGIGSVVLSAGGRAVPVPRDSDAKATAAEPARETLVIDQPVRSGQQIYSRGDLVVLAPVGTGAELMAEGHIHVYSNLRGRALAGVRGDTRARIFCQQLNAELVSIAGHYRVSEDLPERWQGEAVQLTLDGEAMLFSPLKSK; from the coding sequence ATGGAAGATCTCAATGTGGTCGAATTCCGTGGCCGCATGCTGATGATGACGGTGTTGCAACTCAACACCCTCGATTTAGAGCTGCTGCGCACGCATCTCGATCAGCAGCTGACCGACTCCCCCGACTGGCTGCGGGATGTGCCGATCGTGCTGTCGTTCCCGGACGATGCTGAAGACATCTCGGTGGTGGATCTGACCCTCACCATGGAAGCACTGCGCGACCGTGATATGAACTTGGTGGCGGTGGCGCGTCATGCCGCCATTGATGAGCAAGACCTGCGCATGCTCGGCATCGGCAGTGTGGTGCTGTCGGCCGGCGGCCGCGCAGTGCCGGTGCCGCGTGATAGCGATGCCAAAGCGACGGCCGCAGAGCCGGCCCGCGAAACGTTGGTGATCGACCAACCGGTGCGTTCCGGCCAACAAATTTACAGCCGCGGAGACTTGGTGGTGCTGGCGCCGGTAGGCACCGGTGCGGAACTGATGGCCGAAGGCCATATCCATGTGTACAGCAATCTGCGCGGGCGGGCCCTGGCCGGCGTGCGCGGTGATACTCGGGCGCGCATCTTCTGCCAACAGCTTAATGCTGAGTTGGTGTCGATTGCCGGCCACTACCGGGTGTCGGAAGACCTGCCGGAACGCTGGCAGGGTGAAGCAGTGCAACTGACCCTGGACGGAGAGGCGATGCTGTTCTCTCCGCTCAAATCCAAATAA
- the minD gene encoding septum site-determining protein MinD, producing the protein MTKIVVVTSGKGGVGKTTSSAALGTGLALRGFKTTVIDFDVGLRNLDLIMGCERRVVYDLVNVINGDANIRQALIKDKRVENLYILPASQTRDKDALTQEGVGKVLDALRDDMAMDFIICDSPAGIERGALMAAYFADEAIVVSNPEVSSVRDSDRILGILASKTRHAEQGKGDIPARLLLTRYSAERVARGEMLSVEDVQDILAIPLLGVVPESQAVLNASNAGTPVILDTQSDAGQAYLDGVARFLGEDVAHRFITAPKKGLLGRLFGGQG; encoded by the coding sequence GTGACAAAGATTGTCGTGGTGACGTCGGGCAAAGGCGGCGTAGGCAAGACCACCTCCAGTGCAGCATTGGGCACCGGCCTGGCGCTGCGTGGCTTTAAAACCACCGTGATCGATTTCGATGTGGGCCTGCGCAACCTGGACCTGATTATGGGCTGCGAGCGGCGCGTGGTGTACGACTTGGTCAACGTGATCAATGGCGATGCCAACATCCGCCAGGCGCTGATTAAAGACAAGCGCGTGGAGAATCTCTACATCCTGCCGGCGTCGCAGACGCGCGATAAAGATGCGTTGACCCAAGAAGGCGTGGGCAAAGTGCTGGACGCGCTGCGTGACGATATGGCGATGGATTTCATTATCTGTGATAGCCCGGCGGGTATTGAGCGCGGCGCGCTGATGGCGGCGTATTTCGCCGACGAGGCGATCGTGGTGTCGAATCCGGAAGTATCCAGTGTGCGTGACTCCGACCGCATTCTCGGCATCCTCGCCAGCAAGACTCGTCATGCCGAACAGGGCAAGGGCGACATTCCTGCGCGGCTGCTGCTCACCCGTTACTCCGCCGAACGAGTGGCGCGCGGTGAAATGCTGTCAGTGGAAGACGTGCAAGACATTCTCGCCATTCCGCTGCTGGGCGTAGTGCCGGAATCTCAAGCAGTATTGAACGCCAGTAACGCCGGTACGCCGGTGATTCTCGATACCCAGTCCGATGCCGGTCAGGCGTATCTGGACGGTGTCGCGCGCTTCCTGGGTGAGGACGTGGCGCATCGCTTCATCACGGCGCCGAAGAAGGGCCTGCTGGGCCGTTTGTTTGGAGGTCAGGGATGA
- the minE gene encoding cell division topological specificity factor MinE, which yields MSIFSYLLPRKQSTASVAKERLQIIVARERSTRGGPDYLPQLQEELLAVVRKYVPVDPDAVSLQVDRDTGCDILELNITLPEQ from the coding sequence ATGAGTATTTTCAGCTATCTGTTGCCGCGCAAACAAAGCACCGCATCGGTGGCCAAAGAACGTTTGCAAATCATCGTCGCCCGCGAGCGTTCCACCCGTGGCGGCCCAGATTACCTGCCACAGTTGCAGGAAGAATTGCTGGCAGTGGTGCGCAAATATGTGCCAGTAGATCCGGATGCGGTGAGCCTGCAGGTGGATCGCGATACCGGCTGCGACATTCTCGAACTCAATATCACGCTGCCGGAACAATGA
- a CDS encoding ATP-dependent DNA helicase gives MSQVRDILQQPERFAAVIPGFRARAPQLDMAEAVESALADRAVLVAEAETGTGKTLAYLVPALLSDGPTIVSTGTKSLQDQLFFKDLPVVLKALGVRRRVALLKGRANYLCPYRLELNEEESRFLSRETAEQLQIVAHWAGRTSTGDLAELQQLPQDAPVWPWVTSTADNCIGQDCPKLAECPVMKARQAAQEADLVVVNHHLFFADAALRNEDITELLPSANAVIFDEAHQLPDVAASFFGESLSTRQLSDLCRDAVSEAGQSGADVPGLVHITSAVERAAADFRLALGEDGRRAPWKDVSDAKAVQESAAELITRLALLEEALQPFQKTSRGMDNCLRRAGKLLDTLRRLIRANDARSVYWFENFRRSVMLHATPLTVADAFQAHRARHQCAWIFTSATLSVAGDFSHFIERLGLGAARTLHVASPFDFRRQAVLYVPEGLPMPDAPDYTRQLVDKMVPVIEAAQGRTFFLFTSHRALREAAQQLRSLSLPYPLLVQGEAGRRQLLDDFRAKGNAVLLGAASFWEGIDVRGDALSCVIIDKLPFGSPGDPVAAARIDHIRAAGGQPFWEFQLPEAVLTLRQGAGRLIRDHRDRGLLVMADPRIVQRSYGRLFLGSLPGMTRTRKLDVVQRFFHMLATESSDHESDQP, from the coding sequence TTGAGCCAGGTCCGCGACATCTTGCAGCAGCCGGAGCGCTTTGCCGCCGTTATTCCCGGCTTCCGTGCGCGTGCGCCGCAGTTGGACATGGCTGAGGCGGTAGAAAGCGCGCTGGCAGATCGTGCGGTGCTGGTGGCAGAAGCGGAAACCGGCACCGGCAAGACGCTTGCCTATCTAGTGCCCGCGCTGCTCAGCGATGGCCCCACCATCGTGTCCACCGGTACTAAGAGCCTGCAGGACCAGTTATTTTTCAAAGACCTGCCGGTGGTGCTCAAAGCGCTCGGTGTGCGGCGCCGGGTGGCGTTGCTGAAAGGGCGCGCCAACTATCTGTGTCCGTACCGGCTGGAGCTCAACGAGGAGGAGAGTCGCTTCCTCAGCCGCGAGACCGCCGAGCAGCTGCAGATCGTTGCGCACTGGGCTGGCCGCACCAGCACCGGTGATCTCGCCGAGCTGCAACAGCTGCCGCAAGATGCGCCGGTGTGGCCTTGGGTCACCAGCACCGCGGACAACTGCATCGGCCAGGACTGCCCCAAACTGGCCGAGTGCCCGGTGATGAAAGCACGCCAAGCGGCGCAAGAGGCCGATCTGGTGGTGGTCAACCATCACCTGTTCTTTGCCGATGCGGCGCTGCGTAATGAAGACATCACCGAGCTGTTGCCCAGCGCCAATGCCGTGATCTTCGATGAAGCTCACCAGCTGCCGGATGTGGCCGCCAGCTTCTTCGGAGAATCTCTCAGTACTCGCCAGCTGTCGGACCTGTGCCGTGATGCGGTCAGTGAGGCCGGCCAGAGCGGCGCCGACGTGCCCGGCCTAGTGCACATCACCAGCGCCGTGGAACGGGCGGCAGCAGATTTTAGGCTGGCGCTGGGTGAGGACGGTCGTCGGGCGCCGTGGAAGGACGTCAGCGATGCCAAGGCAGTGCAGGAAAGTGCAGCCGAGCTGATTACCCGACTGGCGCTGCTGGAAGAGGCGCTGCAGCCATTCCAGAAAACCTCGCGCGGCATGGACAACTGCCTGCGTCGCGCCGGCAAGTTGCTCGACACATTGCGGCGACTGATCCGCGCCAACGATGCGCGCAGCGTCTATTGGTTCGAGAACTTCCGTCGCTCGGTGATGCTGCATGCCACCCCGCTCACGGTCGCCGACGCGTTCCAGGCCCACCGTGCTCGCCACCAATGCGCTTGGATTTTCACCTCTGCCACCTTGTCGGTGGCTGGTGATTTCAGCCATTTCATTGAACGGCTTGGGCTCGGCGCGGCGCGCACGCTGCATGTGGCGAGCCCGTTCGACTTCCGGCGCCAGGCGGTGCTGTATGTGCCGGAAGGATTGCCGATGCCGGATGCGCCGGACTATACCCGCCAATTGGTGGACAAAATGGTGCCGGTGATCGAAGCCGCTCAGGGCCGCACTTTTTTCCTGTTCACCAGCCATCGCGCGTTGCGTGAAGCCGCCCAGCAGCTGCGGAGTCTGTCGCTGCCATACCCACTGTTGGTGCAGGGCGAGGCCGGGCGCCGGCAGCTGCTGGATGATTTTCGCGCTAAGGGCAACGCGGTGTTGCTCGGTGCTGCCAGTTTTTGGGAAGGCATTGATGTGCGCGGTGACGCACTGAGTTGCGTGATCATTGATAAACTGCCGTTCGGCTCGCCCGGCGACCCGGTGGCGGCGGCGCGCATTGATCACATCCGCGCCGCCGGTGGCCAACCGTTCTGGGAGTTCCAATTGCCGGAAGCGGTGTTGACGCTGCGCCAGGGCGCCGGTCGTTTGATTCGAGATCACCGCGACCGTGGGCTATTGGTAATGGCCGACCCGCGCATTGTGCAGCGCAGCTATGGGCGTCTGTTCCTCGGCAGCCTGCCGGGCATGACGCGCACCCGCAAACTGGATGTGGTGCAGCGCTTCTTCCATATGCTTGCAACCGAATCGAGTGACCATGAATCTGATCAGCCTTGA